CCCGCCCACACCATCACCAGCAACACCCCCAGCGACAGGCCGAAGATCACCGCCGTCAGCACCAGCCGGGCCGTGCCGTGCAGATGGCTGTAAAGGAAATCCACCGCCAGCAGCGCGCCGGTGCGGAACGCCGCCGCCACCCCCAGATAGACCATCCAGATGGTGAGCGAACGGGCCGCCACCTCCGACCATGTGGACGGTTCCTCGAACAGGAAGCGCGTGACCACCTGATAGAAGGCGATGCCCGCGGCCAGCACCAGCAGCGCCATGGCCGCGCGCAGGGTCCAGCGCATCAGGGCGCGTTCGACGGCGGCAAGGACCGTCAGCATGGGGGCCGGTCCCCGGATCAGTACTTGTAATTGCGGATGGCGTCGATCCGCTCCTGCCCGAAGGTCTTGGCGTACTGGGCATAGGCGGGCTTCAGGGCTTCCTGGAAGGCGGCGGCGTCCACGTCGGTCACCACCTCCATGCCCTGGCGGCGCAGCTCGTCCACACCGCTGGCGGCATCCGCCTCGGCCTTGTCGCGCATGGCCTTGGCGCCGACCTTGGCGGCCTGCATGAACCAGCCCTTTTCGGTGTCGTTCAGCCGGCCCCACACCGTGGGCGACAGGATGATGAAGGCGGGGGAATAGACGTGCTGGGACACGGTCAGGTACTTCTGCACCTGGGAGAACTTGGCCGACAGGATCACGCCGATGGGGTTTTCCTGCCCGTCCACCGTGCCCTGCTGCAGGGCGGTGAACAGTTCGGGAAAGGCCATGGGGGTGGGCAGGATGCCCAGCGTCTTGAACGCCGTCATGTGGACCTGATTTTCCATGGTGCGGATCTTCAGGCCCTTGGCATCCTCGGGCGTGCGGACGGCGTGCTTGGAATTGGTCAGGTTGCGGAACCCGTTCTCACCCCACGCCAGCGCGATCAGCCCGTGCTTGGGGAACTGGTCCAGGATGGCCTGCCCGATGGGGCCGTCCAGCACCGCGTGGGCGTGCTGGTAGTTCTTGAACAGGAAGGGGATGTCGGTGATGAGCGTGTCGGGGACGAAGTTCCCCACCGGGCCGGAGGAGGTGACCACCACGTCCACCGTGCCGATCTGTGCCCCCTCCACCATCTCGCGCTCGCCGCCCAGGGCGTTGGCGGGGTATTGCTTCAGCGTCCACTTGCCCCCGGACAGTTTCGCCAGTTCATCGGCCATGGCCGTGGCGCTGACACCGTAATGGGACGTGGGGGCCAGCGAATAGCCGATCTTCAACTCCTCCGCCGCCACGGGCGTACAGAGAAAGCCCGCGGTCAGGGCGCATGCGCCCACCCATGCCTTGAGCATCGAAATACCCTCCCCGGTGATTGTTTGTTTGCCGCTTTGTTTTGCTGAGCAGCCTAACCCAACCACGGGAGGATGTGAGATAGCCTCTTCGGCGTAAGGCCCTGGTCATACCGGAGGGGACGGCGGTAGGTGGACAAAGCCGGGAAATCCCCCTCTCCCCGGGGGGAGAGGGCTTGTTGGTGCACGGAAAGCGCCCCCAACCGTTATTCCTCGATGTTCCGCGCCAGCACGTCGCGCTTGCCCGAATGGTTGGGCTTGGACACCACGCCTTCCTCCTCCATCCGCTCGATCAGGCGGGCGGCGGAGTTGTAGCCGATGCGCAACTGGCGCTGGATGAAGCTGGTGGAGGCCTTGCGCTCGCGGCAGACCACGGCGACGGCGCGGTCGTAGAGATCGTCGCCGCTGGCGCCGTTGCCCCCACCCGGCCCGCCGCTGTCCGACAGGATGGGATCGCTGTCGTCCTCTTCCAGCACCGCTTCCACATAGGACGGCTCGCCCTGGGATTTGAGGTAGCGGACCACGTGCTCCACGTCGGAATCCGACACGAAGGGGCCGTGGACGCGGGTGATGCGCCCGCCGCCGGCCATATAGAGCATGTCGCCCTGGCCCAGAAGCTGTTCGGCCCCCGCCTCGCCCAGGATGGTGCGGCTGTCGATCTTGGTGGTGACCTGGAAGCTGATGCGGGTGGGGAAGTTGGCCTTGATGGTGCCGGTGATGACATCCACGCTGGGCCGTTGGGTCGCCATGATCAGGTGGATGCCGGCGGCGCGCGCCATCTGGGCCAGACGCTGGATCGCCGCCTCGATGTCCTTGCCGGCCACCAGCATCAGGTCGGCCATCTCGTCCACGATGACGACGATGTAGGGCAACTCGGTCAGGTCCAGCGGCTGTTCTTCGAACAGCGGCTTGCCGGTGTCGGGGTCGAATCCGGTCTGCACCCGGCGGGTCAGGGATTCGGCGTTCTCGCGGGCTTCGCGCAGGCGGGCGTTGTACCCCTCGATGTTGCGCACGCCCAGCTTGGACATGTTGCGGTAGCGGTCCTCCATCTCCCGCACCACCCATTTCAGCGCCACCACCGCCTTTTTCGGGTCGGTGACGACGGGGGTCAGCAGGTGGGGGATGCCCTCATAGACCGACAGTTCCAGCATCTTGGGGTCGATCATGATGAAGCGGCAGCGGTCGGGCGGCAGGCGGTAGAGCAGCGACAGGATCATGGTGTTGATCGCCACCGACTTGCCCGACCCGGTGGTGCCGGCCACCAGCAGATGGGGGAAGCGGGCGAGATCGGCCACCACCGGCTGCCCGCCGATGTCCTTGCCCAGCGCCAGCGTCAGCTTGCCGGGGCTGTCGGCGAACATCTCCGCCGTCAGCAACTCGCGCAGCACCACGGTTTCGCGCTTGGCATTGGGAAGCTCGATGCCGATGACGTTGCGGCCCGGCACCACGGCCACGCGCACCGACACCGCACTCATGGACCGGGCGATGTCCTCGGCCAGACCGATCACGCGCGACGATTTGGTGCCGGGGGCCGGCTCCAGCTCGTACAGTGTCACCACCGGGCCGGGGTGGACCTTCTGCACCACGCCGCGCACGCCGAAATCGGACAGCACCTTTTCCAAAGCCTCGGCGTTCTTGGACAGGGCGGCCTCGTCCACCCGCTGGGGGCCGGTGCTGGGCGGCGGGGCCGTCAGCAGGTCCATGGGCGGCAGTTCGTAGCGCTCGGCCTCCTCATCCTCGCCGTAATAGGCGTCGGGGTCGTCGGGGTCGTGGCGGGGCGGGGGGACCGCCGGCGTTTCCGCCGTCACCACCACCCGCGGGCGCGGGCCGGCGGGCCGGGGGCTGTCGCCATCGTCGTCGAAATCGTCCGCGTTGTAGCCGCTGCCCGGTTCATAGGCAGCGCCGGAGGCGGGGGAATCGTCGAAGCCCGGCATGATGCGCGGGCGTTCGGCTTCCGCGGGGCCACCGCCGAAGAGGCTGCCGAAGCGGGGGGATTCCCGCCGGGCCGTCTCCGCCTCCGCCCGCGGGGGCGGGGAGGAATAGGAGGGGGTGGCAGCCCGCGGAGGCGGCTCGTCCTCTTCCCCCATGGCGGCGGCACCCAGGCGGTGGGCGGTGCGCAGGGCGCCGTCGCGGGTGCGCCGCGCCAGATCCATGCCCGAGCGCACACCGCCGCCGACGCTGCCCAGCAGCCGGCGGATGGAGCCGAACAGGGCGATGACGCTGCGCACCCATTCCACGACGGACAGGCCGAAAGCGATGAACAGCGCCACACCGGACAGGGCGGCGGCACCGGCGGCCACGGTTTCCTTGGCCCCGCCCCCGAACAGCAGCCGGTTGACCGCGTTCAGGATCAGCGTGCCCGCACTCCCCCCCGGATAGCCCATCAGCGGGTCGGCCTGCACCGGCATGAAGCCGGCGATGGCGGCGGCGGCCAGCAGCACGCCCCACAGCGCCAGCACCAGCCGGAACAGCGGCGCCG
This DNA window, taken from Azospirillum fermentarium, encodes the following:
- a CDS encoding TRAP transporter small permease, which produces MLTVLAAVERALMRWTLRAAMALLVLAAGIAFYQVVTRFLFEEPSTWSEVAARSLTIWMVYLGVAAAFRTGALLAVDFLYSHLHGTARLVLTAVIFGLSLGVLLVMVWAGIDMVMRARFQMLAGVENPLTGGGISIAWVYAAVPTGAALAIVGLLARTAEQVRALLAERSGTAPVAPHETYEV
- a CDS encoding TRAP transporter substrate-binding protein translates to MLKAWVGACALTAGFLCTPVAAEELKIGYSLAPTSHYGVSATAMADELAKLSGGKWTLKQYPANALGGEREMVEGAQIGTVDVVVTSSGPVGNFVPDTLITDIPFLFKNYQHAHAVLDGPIGQAILDQFPKHGLIALAWGENGFRNLTNSKHAVRTPEDAKGLKIRTMENQVHMTAFKTLGILPTPMAFPELFTALQQGTVDGQENPIGVILSAKFSQVQKYLTVSQHVYSPAFIILSPTVWGRLNDTEKGWFMQAAKVGAKAMRDKAEADAASGVDELRRQGMEVVTDVDAAAFQEALKPAYAQYAKTFGQERIDAIRNYKY
- a CDS encoding DNA translocase FtsK, which produces MGKGAADASARTAPRTAGRATGRPQGRPLLSPAARAMLIARTREAVGFVLAIVGGVMVAMLLTYDPSDPSWNTASTTPARNLLGTPGAYVADLLIQTLGWAAWLLAVLPMAWGWRLSMQKPVTAPLFRLVLALWGVLLAAAAIAGFMPVQADPLMGYPGGSAGTLILNAVNRLLFGGGAKETVAAGAAALSGVALFIAFGLSVVEWVRSVIALFGSIRRLLGSVGGGVRSGMDLARRTRDGALRTAHRLGAAAMGEEDEPPPRAATPSYSSPPPRAEAETARRESPRFGSLFGGGPAEAERPRIMPGFDDSPASGAAYEPGSGYNADDFDDDGDSPRPAGPRPRVVVTAETPAVPPPRHDPDDPDAYYGEDEEAERYELPPMDLLTAPPPSTGPQRVDEAALSKNAEALEKVLSDFGVRGVVQKVHPGPVVTLYELEPAPGTKSSRVIGLAEDIARSMSAVSVRVAVVPGRNVIGIELPNAKRETVVLRELLTAEMFADSPGKLTLALGKDIGGQPVVADLARFPHLLVAGTTGSGKSVAINTMILSLLYRLPPDRCRFIMIDPKMLELSVYEGIPHLLTPVVTDPKKAVVALKWVVREMEDRYRNMSKLGVRNIEGYNARLREARENAESLTRRVQTGFDPDTGKPLFEEQPLDLTELPYIVVIVDEMADLMLVAGKDIEAAIQRLAQMARAAGIHLIMATQRPSVDVITGTIKANFPTRISFQVTTKIDSRTILGEAGAEQLLGQGDMLYMAGGGRITRVHGPFVSDSDVEHVVRYLKSQGEPSYVEAVLEEDDSDPILSDSGGPGGGNGASGDDLYDRAVAVVCRERKASTSFIQRQLRIGYNSAARLIERMEEEGVVSKPNHSGKRDVLARNIEE